In a single window of the Daphnia carinata strain CSIRO-1 chromosome 4, CSIRO_AGI_Dcar_HiC_V3, whole genome shotgun sequence genome:
- the LOC130687583 gene encoding uncharacterized protein LOC130687583 — protein sequence MVKKFWQLEASEVEIEPPVLSEDDLRGKRILESSVKRIGNQYQVGLMWKADEFAHKYDAVVKEYIGLKHARLLTTPEARTETNKTWYLPHHGVVSPSSSSTKVRVVFDGAAEFGGTSINQNLLRGPNLLVNLLGVLIRFRRNLVPVGADIEKMFHQVKVPEEDQAAFRFLYRTPGSNSAPLTYQMTVHVFGATSSPTSCIFALNKTADDYSSQFPDVADSVRRNFYVDNYLDSFDSEDEVIKRSRELKSLLQLGGFNLTKWTSSSRMVIAALREFGLASPTLDLDLEKLPVERTLGPPHNVTLTKRAFLSIISSVYDPLGLVAPVIFVMKSLLQDIWTNEERIGWDDVVPEALSQRFYCWYDHLENLESLSVPRCFRFKRGRWTQQCLHVFTDASSKGFGALAYFRTVFEDHSVNVSFVMSKTHVTPVKGLTIPRLELQAAVEGLNIALTICRELEIDLRQVTFDTDSQTVLRWIHSKTCRFEVFVNNRIGKILRNTARRQWRHVAGVVNPADLCSRGIDPKEVDELAYFHRGPSFLTLDPSEWYSWEEITEPEERDVNVIRVLAVKMEDENHAIDHCVARFSSLVKIQRVLAWSRRFTNNARAKLRDEKPIVGELTVEEMVTSLTKCIVRAQELVFAEEVYALRKNLELPLRSKLRTFQPFLDEAGQMRIGGRILHAPIDYAAKHPILLPASQLLTKRIIWDYHVRNIHVKTERLLTDLRSRYWILSGRKVVKSVLNNCWPCKRTSAKPSPPLMASLPVHRLTPHLAAFTYTGIDYFGPLTVRVGGRGRRHEKRWISLFTCFTTRGVHLEVANGLSMEEFLLCFSRFVSLRGKPKVVYSDNGTNFVAAEQELRQALEELISKHEELQTLMACQQIEWHFSPPHGPHFGGVWERIVQSCKRAMKTSIGNCLVTDQVLRTVIAEVAALLNARPLTHLSVDPEDPDPLTPNHFLYGGARPYFTLQLADVEDINVTNKQYRQSQAILQHFWNRWLREYVPHLTERRKWQENRPNVTVGDLVLAVEPSTLRGQWPMGKVLEVIPSVTDNVVRVAKVKLSNHPKPCIRPVAKLCIMVAAKDQEVYAKEEKMEPLTA from the exons ATGGTGAAGAAGTTctggcaacttgaggccagtgaagtagaaatagaaccacCCGTTCTATCCGAGGATGATCTACGTGGAAAACGCATCCTCGAATCGTCAGTAAAACGTATCGGTAACCAGTATCAAGTCGGCCtaatgtggaaagccgacgaa TTTGCTCACAAGTACGATGCAGTAGTCAAAGAGTACATCGGGCTAAAACACGCCCGGCTCTTAACGACCCCAGAAGCCCGGACGGAGACAAACAAGACGTGGTACCTGCCAcaccacggggtcgtgagcccttccagctcatcgaccaaagttcgCGTTGTATTtgatggagctgctgagtttggtggcacatcgataaacCAAAATTTACTTCGGGGACCCAATCTACTCGTTAACTTGCTTGGTGTACTCATCCGCTTCCGCCGTAACCTTgtaccagtcggagcggacattgaaaaaatgttccaccaagtgaaagtcccGGAAGAAGACCAGGCAGCCTTCCGATTTCTCTACCGGACGCCTGGCAGTAATTCAGCCCcgttaacgtaccagatgacgGTACACGTTTTTGGTGCAACATCCTCCCCGACGAGCTGCATCTTCGCCCTCAACAAGACGGCAGACGACTACAGCAGCCAGTTTCCAGACGTAGCCGATAGCGTTCGACGTaatttctacgtcgacaattaTCTCGACTCATTCGACTCCGAAGACGAGGTCATCAAACGGTCCCGCGAATTGAAGTCCCTTCTCCAGTTAGGCGGCTTCAATTTGACCAAATGGACGTCGTCATCGCGAATGGTGATAGCTGCGCTACGAGAGTTTGGCCTCGCCTCACCAACTCTGGATCTGGATTTGGAAAAACTTCCCGTCGAAAGAACTCTGgga ccgCCGCACAACGTGACACTCACGAAGCGAGCCTTCCTCAGCATCATCTCTAGCGTCTACGACCCGTTGGGGCTGGTGGCACCAGTTATCTTCGTAATGAAGTCCTTGCTCCAAGACATTTGGACCAACGAAGAACGGATCGGATGGGATGACGTCGTACCGGAAGCATTGAGTCAACGTTTCTATTGCTGGTACGAtcatctggaaaatttggagtcgCTCTCAGTACCGAGGtgcttccgtttcaaacgaGGACGATGGACTCAACAGTGcctccacgtcttcacggatgcaagctccaaaggatTCGGAGCACTAGCCTACTTCCGCACTGTATTTGAAGACCATTCCGTCAACGTGTCATTCGTCATGTCGAAAACGCACGTCACACCGGTAaaaggtctcacgattccCCGTTTGGAGTTGCAGGCGGCAGTAGAAGGCCTCAACATTGCTCTCACGATTTGTCGTGAACTAGAAATTGATTTGAGGCAAGTAACCTTCGACACAGACTCGCAAACAGTGCTGCGGTGGATCCACTCGAAGACTTGccgatttgaagtcttcgtcaacaaccgcatcggAAAGATACTTCGAAACACGGCgcgtcgacaatggcgtcatgtCGCCGGAGTTGTAAACCCTGCAGACCTTTGTAGTAGGGGAATCGACCCAAAAGAGGTCGACGAATTGGCTTATTTTCATCGAGGACCTTCATTCCTGACCCTAGACCCCTCTGAGTGGTACTCTTGGGAAGAAATCACGGAGCCTGAGGAACGAGACGTAAACGTGATTCGCGTCTTGGCAGTAAAAATGGAAGATGAGAACCATGCCATCGACCATTGTGTAGCACGTTTTTCCAGCCTGGTGAAGATTCAACGGGTGTTAGCCTGGAGTAGAAGATTTACCAACAACGCCAGAGCAAAACTTCGTGATGAAAAACCCATTGTCGGAGAGTTGacagtagaagaaatggtGACATCGCTGACAAAATGCATCGTACGAGCGCAGGAATTGGTCTTTGCTGAGGAAGTTTACGCCCTTCGGAAGAATCTGGAAttaccactcagatcaaaacTTCGCACCTTCCAGCCTTTCTTGGATGAAGCTGGACAGATGCGAATTggcggacgtatacttcaCGCGCCGATCGACTATGCAGCCAAGCACCCCATACTCCTACCAGCATCTCAACTCCTAACGAAAAGGATAATTTGGGATTATCACGTTAGAAACATTCACGTCAAGACGGAGAGATTGTTGACGGACCTCCGCTCTCGCTACTGGATACTCTCTGGACGTAAAGTGGTAAAATCTGTCCTCAACAACTGCTGGCCCTGCAAGCGCACGTCGGCAAAACCTAGCCCTCCTTTGATGGCTTCACTACCAGTCCATCGTTTGACACCACATCTGGCGGCTttcacgtacacagggatcgATTATTTCGGACCCTTGACCGTCAGAGTTGGTGGTAGGGGAAGAAGACACGAAAAACGTTGGATCAGCCTATTTACGTGCTTCACCACACGAGGGGTTCACCTGGAAGTGGCCAACGGGCTTAGTATGGAGGAGTTTTTACtctgcttctcccgttttgttaGTCTACGTGGAAAACCCAAGGTCGTTTACAGCGACAACGGAACTAATTTTGTTGCCGCCGAGCAGGAGTTACGGCAAGCGTTGGAAGAACTCATCAGTAAACACGAAGAGCTCCAGACGTTAATGGCATGCCAACAGATTGAGTGGCATTTCTCTCCACCTCATGGACCCCACTTCGGCggtgtttgggaaaggattgtacaatcctgCAAGCGGGCAATGAAGACCAGTATCGGGAACTGCCTAGTTACGGACCAAGTTTTACGAACCGTAATCGCTGAGGTCGCAGCTTTGTTGAACGCCCGTCCGTTAACCCATCTGAGCGTGGACCCAGAAGACCCGGACCCGTTAACGCCCAACCACTTTTTGTATGGTGGAGCTAGACCCTATTTTACTCTACAGCtggccgacgtggaagacATTAACGTAACCAACAAGCAGTATCGGCAAAGTCAAGCCATACTCCAACACTTTTGGAacagatggctacgtgaatacgttccccACTTAACTGAGAGAAGAAAgtggcaagaaaataggcctaacGTCACCGTGGGAGATTTAGTGTTAGCAGTTGAACCAAGTACTTTGCGTGGGCAGTGGCCGATGGGCAAAGTGTTGGAAGTTATCCCCAGTGTAACGGATAATGTGGTTCGAGTAGCAAAAGTCAAGCTCAGCAACCACCCAAAACCATGTATTCGGCCAgtggccaaattatgtatcatgGTTGCAGCCAAAGATCAAGAAGTTTAcgcaaaggaagaaaaaatggaaccttTAACAGCGTAA